The following proteins are co-located in the uncultured Propionivibrio sp. genome:
- a CDS encoding TIGR02281 family clan AA aspartic protease, whose product MAVAAACLWSATVWAVDVGLSGLFPGKALLVIDGGEPRIVPVGVRTAEGVQVVAIDGDSATIDIDGRRRQLRVGQNVIQRPQAEGRATAVITADSAGHFLANGSINGMAVRFIVDTGASLVSIGASEARRLGIDASSGSSGVAQTANGLTQVSRVRLKTVKVGEIVLNDVEAVVHAQDMPVVLLGMSFLNRMEMQRNGDTMTLKKNY is encoded by the coding sequence ATGGCTGTCGCGGCGGCCTGCCTGTGGAGTGCCACGGTCTGGGCCGTCGATGTCGGTTTGTCCGGGCTGTTCCCCGGCAAGGCGCTGCTGGTCATCGATGGTGGTGAGCCGCGCATCGTTCCGGTCGGTGTTCGCACGGCGGAGGGCGTTCAGGTAGTGGCGATCGACGGCGACAGCGCGACGATCGACATCGATGGGCGGCGGCGGCAATTGCGTGTCGGTCAGAATGTCATCCAGCGTCCGCAGGCAGAAGGCAGGGCGACAGCGGTCATCACTGCCGATTCAGCCGGCCATTTCCTGGCCAACGGCAGTATCAACGGCATGGCGGTGCGCTTCATCGTCGATACCGGCGCCTCGCTCGTGTCGATCGGCGCGTCGGAGGCGCGACGCCTTGGTATCGATGCGTCGTCCGGATCGAGCGGCGTCGCTCAGACGGCCAATGGCCTGACCCAGGTTTCGCGGGTCCGGCTGAAGACCGTCAAGGTGGGAGAGATCGTCCTCAATGATGTCGAGGCGGTCGTTCACGCCCAGGACATGCCTGTAGTATTACTGGGCATGAGTTTCCTGAACCGTATGGAAATGCAGCGAAATGGCGATACCATGACGCTCAAGAAAAATTATTAG
- the rquA gene encoding rhodoquinone biosynthesis methyltransferase RquA, which yields MTNNHPTLAVDPYYDGVPAYMTEVYDWAYVDPKWVQALDRNIVVRILLFLNDQRLMRAYLNEIEPGSKVWQVAHVYGDLVTRAAQKIGPKGAFHLTDVTPVQIEHGTRKLAGMDWARVMRADAAEFGGHGEGSYDLICSFFLLHEVPEGKKFEIVDNLLKQVPRGGKLVFVDYHNPAKWQPIRYILKLVNRLLEPFAEALWNNEISHYAKSPERFTWEKKTFFGGVYQCVVVKHKD from the coding sequence ATGACCAACAATCATCCGACCCTTGCCGTCGATCCTTATTACGACGGCGTTCCGGCCTATATGACCGAGGTATATGACTGGGCGTACGTCGATCCGAAATGGGTGCAAGCCCTGGATCGCAACATCGTTGTGCGCATCCTGCTGTTCCTCAACGATCAGCGCCTGATGCGCGCGTACCTGAACGAGATCGAGCCGGGCTCGAAGGTCTGGCAGGTCGCTCACGTGTATGGCGACCTCGTCACCCGTGCCGCGCAGAAGATTGGTCCGAAGGGTGCCTTCCACCTGACCGATGTGACGCCGGTGCAGATCGAGCACGGCACGCGCAAGTTGGCCGGCATGGACTGGGCGCGCGTGATGCGCGCCGATGCGGCGGAATTCGGCGGCCATGGCGAAGGCAGTTACGATCTCATCTGCAGCTTCTTCCTGCTGCACGAAGTCCCCGAGGGCAAGAAGTTCGAAATCGTCGATAACCTTCTGAAGCAAGTGCCGCGTGGCGGCAAGCTGGTTTTCGTCGATTACCACAACCCGGCCAAGTGGCAGCCGATCCGCTACATCCTGAAGCTCGTCAACCGCCTGCTCGAACCGTTTGCGGAAGCGCTCTGGAACAACGAGATCAGCCACTACGCCAAGAGTCCCGAGCGTTTCACCTGGGAGAAGAAGACCTTCTTCGGTGGCGTCTATCAGTGCGTCGTCGTCAAGCACAAGGACTGA